The genome window TCTATATATTTTGATAGTGAATTTTTGGAGGAATTAAATGATAACTTATTTTCGCCCATACAATAGCAAGATAGCAGATCCAATATATAAATATATTGAAATAACTTCAAAACCAATTAAGGAAAAAGAGGTAACAGAAAGAGATTTAATAAACTCACCATGGATGCAAAGGCTTACAAGGATTCATCAATTGCAAAGCACCTGGTGGGTGTATCCCGGAGGAGAACATAGTAGATTTCAACACTCATTAGGAGTTATGTATATGGCTAGTGAATTTGCAAGGCAGCTATATCCATCCCTAAGTAAGGTTTGTAAAAAATATGGTGAAGATATACCCTCAGAGGAATTTGTTGTGGAAACTGCGAGATTGGCTGGTCTTTTCCATGATGTGGGACATGGTCCCTATGGTCATTTACTTGATTTTGTAGTACTAAAACCAACATATAATACTAATCATGAAAAAATCTCTCAAAAAATAATCAGGGAAAAATATAAGGAAAATATAGAAAAAATAATTCGCTCTCCCAAAGGATACTTTAGAAAAGATGAAAAATTGGATGTAGAGGATATATGTATTTTATTAAGAAGACCTGAATCAGGTGAAGTAGAATCTGAGAAAAGATGGGTTAAAGAACTTAGATGTCTATTCTCTGGATTATATAGCGCAGATATAATGGATTACCTTCAGAGAGATTCATATTATTGTGGAACTCCAGAATTAGGATTAATAGATGCAAAAAGACTGATAGCAGATTCTTTTATTGATGAGAATGGTTTAAATCTGCATATTGATTCAGCATCATCATTGAAACAGTTCATTACATCAAGAATTCAGATGTATGATAGAGTTTATTGGCATAAGAGAGGAAGAGCCTGTGATCTCCAAATAATAGATATCTTAGCTGATACCTATAAACTGATGGGATTTAAAAATCCAGAGAAGGATTTGGATAATTATTACAATCTGAATGATTGGTATCTATTTACTACTATGCTAAATTGGGTAGAAAGTAAGGACGATAAAAAGAGGGAAATTGGAAAAATCTGGCGGGATTTAATTAATCAGAATCTTTACTGGCATGAAGCATTCTCATATTCAGTCAGGTTTACAAAAACTCTTCTTCCAGGAACAAGAGTTAAAAGTCCTGAGGAGGTAGAGGAGGACATAAGAAAGGAACTACCTAAAAATTTAAGGGGTTTAGAATTAAAAGTAGATACTCCAGATATAGATGTTAGACCCGAGAATCCAAGGTTGAGTAGACAAAAAGTAAATATATATGATGATAAAACAAAAAAGCACTCTGTTTTTGACTTTGAGAAATTGACTGCAGAGATTCCGATAAAATTTATGAGCATGAGAGTATTTATCAAAGAAAGAAAACATATTCCTGATGTCTATAAAGCAGCTGAGAAAGTATTTGTGACATCATTTAAAGAACAAGGAGAAAACTTCTAAACTCACCATTTTCAAAGTTATTAATACTATTTGTAAATTAAGCTTTACAAAAAGTACTACTATTTGTAAAATAGACTTGACATAAAGTGCTACTTTTTGTAAAATACAGTTGACAAATAGTATTTCTATTTTACAATATAAACTATGTTAAGGTTTTAAATATAAGCTATGATAAAGAAACGCGATTTATTTCAGAAGATTAATCCATATATTAAAGCTCCAGAAGCTATAATTGTCACTGGAATGCGCAGGACCGGTAAAACTACACTTCTAAACTATTTCTTTAATAGGATTGATTCCGATAATAAATTATTTATAGATTTAGAGAATCCTGTAAATCGACGATATTTTGAGGTTAAAAATTATGAAGAGGTTAGATCAACATTTGAATTTTTAGGCATAGAGCTTGATAGGAAGTCATATATTTTTCTTGATGAGATTCAGTTTGTCAAAGAAATACCTTCAATTGTGAAATATTTTATTGATCATTATCAGATAAAGTTCTTCATGACCGGGTCAGCAAGCTTTTATTTAAAGAATCTTTTTACTGAATCTTTAGTTGGACGAAAATATCTCTTTGAACTTTTACCTTTAACTTTTCAGGAATTCCTTCATTTTAAAAACTTAGATTATATAATCACTGAAAATAAAAAAAAGATTTCACTGTCAATTTTTGATACAATTTCCCCTTATTATGATGAATATCTTCTTTATGGAGGATTTCCTGGTGTTGTTTTAAAGACAACTATAAAGGAGAAGAAGAAAACTCTTGAGGATATATTTTCTTCATTCTTCCAATTAGAGGTAGTTCAACTTGGTGATTATCGTCGAAATGAAATTATAAGAAACTTGATGCTTTTACTACTATCTCGTATTGGTTCTAAACTAAGTATTCAGAAATTAGCAATAGAACTTGGTATATCACGTCCAACTCTTTATAAATATCTCTCATTTCTTGAAGGGACTTATTTTATATCACTGGTTAGACCCTATAGCAGGGGAAAAGATATTGAAATAAGGAAGACTCCCAAAGTTTATGTATGTGATTCTGGGTTAGCTAATCTCTTTGCTAA of Actinomycetota bacterium contains these proteins:
- a CDS encoding HD domain-containing protein — protein: MITYFRPYNSKIADPIYKYIEITSKPIKEKEVTERDLINSPWMQRLTRIHQLQSTWWVYPGGEHSRFQHSLGVMYMASEFARQLYPSLSKVCKKYGEDIPSEEFVVETARLAGLFHDVGHGPYGHLLDFVVLKPTYNTNHEKISQKIIREKYKENIEKIIRSPKGYFRKDEKLDVEDICILLRRPESGEVESEKRWVKELRCLFSGLYSADIMDYLQRDSYYCGTPELGLIDAKRLIADSFIDENGLNLHIDSASSLKQFITSRIQMYDRVYWHKRGRACDLQIIDILADTYKLMGFKNPEKDLDNYYNLNDWYLFTTMLNWVESKDDKKREIGKIWRDLINQNLYWHEAFSYSVRFTKTLLPGTRVKSPEEVEEDIRKELPKNLRGLELKVDTPDIDVRPENPRLSRQKVNIYDDKTKKHSVFDFEKLTAEIPIKFMSMRVFIKERKHIPDVYKAAEKVFVTSFKEQGENF
- a CDS encoding ATP-binding protein, whose amino-acid sequence is MIKKRDLFQKINPYIKAPEAIIVTGMRRTGKTTLLNYFFNRIDSDNKLFIDLENPVNRRYFEVKNYEEVRSTFEFLGIELDRKSYIFLDEIQFVKEIPSIVKYFIDHYQIKFFMTGSASFYLKNLFTESLVGRKYLFELLPLTFQEFLHFKNLDYIITENKKKISLSIFDTISPYYDEYLLYGGFPGVVLKTTIKEKKKTLEDIFSSFFQLEVVQLGDYRRNEIIRNLMLLLLSRIGSKLSIQKLAIELGISRPTLYKYLSFLEGTYFISLVRPYSRGKDIEIRKTPKVYVCDSGLANLFAKVDEGHLFENSVFHNLQVKGEINYYHRKSGVEIDFILNKKKAYEVKINPTDSDIRRLKLLIKKMGLKDFKIISKNYSPLENIIYGFMI